Proteins encoded together in one Camelus dromedarius isolate mCamDro1 chromosome 11, mCamDro1.pat, whole genome shotgun sequence window:
- the ASCL1 gene encoding achaete-scute homolog 1 has protein sequence MESSAKMESGGAGQQPQPQPQQPFLPPAACFFATAAAAAAAAAAAAAQSAHQQQQAPQLSPAADGQPSGGSHKSAPKQVKRQRSSSPELMRCKRRLNFSGFGYSLPQQQPAAVARRNERERNRVKLVNLGFATLREHVPNGAANKKMSKVETLRSAVEYIRALQQLLDEHDAVSAAFQAGVLSPTISPNYSNDMNSMAGSPVSSYSSDEGSYDPLSPEEQELLDFTNWF, from the coding sequence ATGGAGAGCTCTGCCAAGATGGAGAGCGGCGGCGCCGGCCAGCAGCCCCAGCcgcagccccagcagcccttccTGCCGCCCGCAGCTTGCTTCTTTGCCACGGccgcggcagcggcagcggcggcggcggcagcggcggcgcaGAGCGCTCACCAGCAGCAGCAAGCGCCACAGCTGAGCCCGGCGGCCGACGGCCAGCCCTCAGGGGGCAGTCACAAGTCAGCGCCCAAGCAAGTCAAGCGCCAGCGCTCGTCCTCGCCCGAACTGATGCGCTGCAAACGCCGGCTCAACTTCAGCGGCTTCGGCTACAGCCTGCCGCAGCAGCAGCCGGCCGCCGTGGCGCGCCGCAACGAGCGCGAGCGCAACCGCGTCAAGCTGGTCAACCTGGGCTTCGCCACCCTTCGGGAGCACGTCCCCAACGGCGCAGCCAACAAGAAGATGAGCAAGGTGGAGACGCTCCGCTCCGCCGTCGAGTACATCCGAGCGCTGCAGCAGCTGCTGGACGAACACGACGCGGTAAGCGCCGCCTTCCAGGCTGGCGTCCTGTCGCCCACCATCTCCCCCAACTACTCCAACGACATGAACTCCATGGCCGGCTCGCCGGTCTCATCCTACTCGTCGGACGAGGGCTCTTACGACCCACTCAGCCCAGAGGAGCAAGAACTGCTCGACTTCACCAACTGGTTCTGA